One window of the Archangium primigenium genome contains the following:
- a CDS encoding peroxiredoxin, which produces MAIKVGDEAPDFTFTLKNGSVASLGELRRQGKAVVVYFYPKDDTPGCTAQACSFRDSYEAFSDAGAEVIGVSADGSASHEAFASKHRLPFSLVSDADGSLRQRFGVPRSFLGLMPGRVTYVIDRQGIVRHVFSSQLQATRHISEALDVLKGLHAP; this is translated from the coding sequence ATGGCAATCAAGGTCGGCGACGAAGCCCCGGACTTCACCTTCACCCTCAAGAACGGAAGCGTGGCGAGCCTCGGGGAGCTGCGGCGGCAGGGCAAGGCCGTGGTGGTCTACTTCTACCCGAAGGACGACACACCGGGCTGCACCGCCCAGGCCTGCTCCTTCCGGGATTCCTATGAGGCCTTCTCCGACGCGGGCGCCGAGGTCATCGGCGTGAGCGCCGACGGCTCCGCGTCGCACGAGGCGTTCGCCTCCAAGCACCGGCTGCCCTTCTCGCTGGTGAGTGACGCGGATGGCTCACTGCGCCAGCGCTTCGGTGTGCCGCGCTCGTTCCTGGGGCTGATGCCGGGCCGGGTCACCTACGTCATCGATCGGCAGGGCATCGTGCGGCACGTGTTCAGCTCGCAGCTCCAGGCGACGCGGCACATCTCCGAGGCCCTGGACGTGCTCAAGGGCCTGCACGCGCCCTGA
- a CDS encoding HmuY family protein, protein MRMKRTVVGLGLVGLLGACGEDIGLSPEPETNTPEAGRVKSEAGADGSWTTVVDATSSEVWVGVDLDTRAEADAAVDATWDLAFQRFHVRTRGGANGSGGVKVAVLEGADFAALRAAPTSGYLEDEASEGTTPGTVFEREGGWYNYEVGTHKLTPKPKVYVVRGDQGRHFKLQVVSYYDAVGTSGVMTVRWAELPTP, encoded by the coding sequence ATGCGAATGAAGCGGACCGTGGTGGGGCTGGGCCTCGTGGGGCTGCTGGGGGCCTGTGGCGAGGACATTGGTTTGTCCCCCGAGCCCGAGACGAACACGCCCGAGGCCGGCCGGGTGAAGAGCGAGGCGGGCGCGGATGGGAGCTGGACCACGGTCGTGGACGCGACGAGCAGCGAGGTCTGGGTGGGCGTGGACCTGGACACGCGGGCCGAGGCGGACGCGGCGGTGGACGCGACGTGGGACCTGGCCTTCCAGCGCTTCCACGTGCGCACCCGGGGCGGCGCGAACGGCTCGGGGGGCGTGAAGGTGGCGGTGCTGGAGGGCGCGGACTTCGCCGCCCTGCGCGCCGCGCCGACGAGCGGCTACCTGGAGGACGAGGCCTCCGAGGGCACCACCCCGGGCACCGTCTTCGAGCGCGAGGGCGGCTGGTACAACTACGAGGTGGGCACGCACAAGCTCACGCCCAAGCCCAAGGTGTACGTGGTGCGCGGCGATCAGGGCCGCCACTTCAAGCTGCAGGTCGTGAGCTACTACGACGCGGTGGGCACCTCCGGCGTGATGACCGTGCGCTGGGCGGAGCTGCCGACCCCCTGA